A DNA window from Sulfitobacter noctilucicola contains the following coding sequences:
- the argB gene encoding acetylglutamate kinase: MRTQNMNRDWIATAQTLSQALPYLQRYADATVVIKLGGHAMGSDEAMDEFARDVALMRQVGVNPVIVHGGGPMINDMLGRLNIQSEFKNGKRVTDPATMEVVEMVLSGLVNARIVQAISEQGGRAVGLSGKDSNLIICEAEDPELGLVGRPVKIDPRILRDLADKGIIPVIAPLGMGTEGETFNINGDTAAGAIAAALQADRLLLLTDVAGVKNAEGDVLTELTAGQINEMIRDGSIAGGMIPKTQTALEALAGGVRAAVILDGRAPNACLLELFTEHGAGSIIRRG; this comes from the coding sequence ATGAGAACACAGAACATGAATCGCGACTGGATCGCCACCGCGCAAACGCTGTCACAGGCGCTGCCGTATCTGCAACGCTACGCCGACGCGACTGTCGTGATAAAGCTGGGCGGTCACGCTATGGGCAGTGACGAGGCGATGGATGAATTCGCCCGTGACGTCGCGCTTATGCGGCAAGTCGGCGTGAACCCTGTGATCGTCCATGGCGGTGGTCCTATGATCAACGATATGCTTGGACGCCTGAATATCCAGTCCGAATTCAAGAACGGCAAACGCGTTACAGATCCCGCCACCATGGAAGTGGTAGAGATGGTCCTGTCCGGTCTCGTCAATGCCCGCATCGTGCAAGCGATCAGCGAACAGGGTGGGCGTGCGGTGGGCCTGTCCGGTAAGGATTCGAACCTGATTATTTGCGAGGCAGAGGACCCGGAGCTGGGTCTGGTCGGCAGACCGGTAAAGATTGACCCGCGTATCCTGCGTGATCTGGCGGACAAAGGCATCATCCCCGTCATCGCTCCTTTAGGTATGGGGACGGAAGGCGAAACCTTTAATATCAACGGCGATACTGCCGCCGGCGCAATCGCCGCCGCGTTACAGGCCGACCGCTTGCTGCTGCTAACTGACGTGGCCGGCGTCAAGAATGCCGAAGGCGATGTACTGACTGAACTGACCGCAGGCCAGATCAACGAAATGATCAGGGATGGATCGATTGCAGGCGGGATGATCCCCAAAACCCAAACGGCTCTTGAGGCACTTGCCGGTGGGGTCCGTGCCGCTGTTATTCTGGACGGGCGTGCGCCTAACGCCTGCTTGCTAGAACTGTTCACCGAACATGGTGCGGGCAGCATCATCCGGCGCGGATGA
- a CDS encoding SixA phosphatase family protein: MKRLILMRHAKSDWSGGPSSDHDRPLNPRGRKAASALGAWMTSKELMPEQVLCSSAMRTKETFVRLDLGDIANFRYDRALYLAEPDTLLNALQAATGDCVLMIGHNPGSGMMAEAIVQETPNHPQFMSYPTGATLVADFDITDWRDACWGKAVARHFIVPRDL; this comes from the coding sequence ATGAAACGTTTGATCCTCATGCGCCATGCAAAATCTGATTGGAGCGGAGGACCGAGCAGTGACCATGACCGCCCGCTAAACCCGCGTGGACGGAAAGCCGCCAGCGCTTTGGGGGCGTGGATGACGTCGAAAGAGCTGATGCCAGAACAGGTGCTTTGTTCATCTGCGATGCGAACGAAGGAAACCTTTGTCAGGCTTGATTTGGGCGATATCGCGAACTTCCGCTATGATCGCGCCCTTTATCTGGCAGAACCCGATACCCTCCTCAACGCTTTGCAGGCGGCGACTGGCGATTGTGTGCTGATGATCGGCCACAATCCGGGCAGCGGCATGATGGCAGAAGCGATAGTGCAGGAAACCCCCAACCATCCGCAATTCATGTCTTACCCCACGGGGGCGACCCTTGTTGCAGACTTCGATATCACCGACTGGCGCGATGCCTGTTGGGGAAAAGCAGTCGCGCGACACTTCATAGTGCCGCGCGATCTTTAA
- a CDS encoding amino acid ABC transporter ATP-binding protein, translating to MAEAAKLKVSDQVAISIQNMNKWYGSFHVLRDIDLTVYQGERIVICGPSGSGKSTLIRCINALEEHQKGSIEVDGTLLSSDLKNIDKIRSEVGMCFQHFNLFPHLSILDNLTLAPIWVRKTPKKEAEEVAMHYLEKVKIPDQANKFPGQLSGGQQQRVAIARSLCMKPRIMLFDEPTSALDPEMIKEVLDTMIELAEEGMTMLCVTHEMGFARQVANRVIFMDEGQIVEQNEPEEFFNNPQSPRTQLFLSQILGH from the coding sequence ATGGCCGAAGCTGCAAAGTTGAAAGTATCGGATCAGGTCGCGATTTCGATCCAGAACATGAACAAATGGTACGGGTCGTTCCACGTTCTGCGTGACATCGACCTGACCGTTTATCAGGGCGAGCGCATTGTAATCTGTGGGCCGTCAGGGTCAGGTAAATCTACGTTGATCCGCTGTATCAACGCGTTGGAAGAACACCAGAAAGGGTCGATTGAAGTGGACGGGACGCTGTTGTCCTCTGACCTCAAGAACATCGACAAGATCCGGTCGGAAGTGGGTATGTGTTTCCAGCACTTCAACCTGTTCCCGCACCTGAGCATTCTCGACAACCTCACGCTGGCTCCGATCTGGGTACGTAAAACGCCCAAGAAGGAAGCCGAGGAAGTGGCGATGCATTATCTTGAAAAGGTAAAGATCCCCGATCAGGCGAACAAGTTCCCCGGTCAGTTGTCAGGTGGCCAGCAGCAGCGTGTGGCAATCGCGCGGTCGCTTTGCATGAAGCCGCGCATTATGCTGTTTGATGAACCAACATCAGCGCTTGATCCCGAAATGATCAAAGAGGTGCTCGACACCATGATCGAGCTGGCCGAAGAAGGCATGACGATGCTTTGCGTGACGCACGAGATGGGTTTTGCCCGTCAGGTGGCGAACCGCGTGATCTTTATGGATGAAGGTCAGATCGTTGAGCAGAACGAGCCGGAAGAGTTCTTTAACAATCCGCAGTCACCGCGTACGCAGTTGTTCCTGAGCCAGATTCTGGGTCACTGA
- a CDS encoding amino acid ABC transporter permease, whose translation MSDTHAQSVAYVRDTAIPQSPAPANASGPVKWMRDNLFATWANALLTVAAIYVVYLILSNTLPWIFGGLWNTASLAECREVLQGKSAACFSVLTDRWDQLIFGYSYPAEYYWRPTVAFLIMFVAIAPVLFFDLPRKLLIVTALFPFIAYWLIWGGTIWTPIFALLGVVVGYMVYARLVTGSFAKGFFGGIAAALVVWFIAGYIVPAIAPQEPLLASVPSRDLGGFMLNLMLGLTCVSLSLPIGIALALGRQSSMPLIKWICVIFIEFIRGVPLITLLFVASVMLAYFFPPESTVDLFLRVVIMITMFSSAYIAEVVRGGLAALPKGQYEAADSLGLDYAQAMRLIILPQALKISIPGIVNIAVGLFKDTTLVSVISMFDLVGMIRGPILASTEWNGVYWELLGFAAALFFVVCYGISQYSQWLERRLATDHR comes from the coding sequence ATGAGCGATACACACGCACAATCTGTCGCTTACGTCCGCGACACTGCAATTCCGCAGTCACCTGCACCGGCAAACGCGTCGGGGCCTGTGAAGTGGATGCGCGACAACCTTTTCGCCACATGGGCCAACGCGCTGCTCACGGTTGCGGCGATCTATGTGGTCTATCTGATCCTGTCGAATACCCTGCCTTGGATATTTGGCGGGCTGTGGAACACGGCCTCCTTGGCTGAATGCCGCGAAGTGTTGCAGGGCAAATCGGCTGCCTGTTTCTCGGTTCTGACAGACCGTTGGGACCAACTCATCTTCGGCTATTCCTATCCGGCTGAATATTACTGGCGGCCCACAGTCGCATTCCTGATCATGTTCGTGGCAATCGCGCCGGTTCTGTTCTTTGATCTGCCACGCAAGTTGCTGATCGTGACGGCTCTGTTCCCCTTCATCGCCTATTGGTTGATCTGGGGTGGCACGATCTGGACGCCGATATTTGCGCTTCTGGGCGTGGTTGTCGGCTACATGGTCTATGCGCGTCTGGTGACAGGGAGCTTTGCCAAAGGGTTCTTTGGCGGTATCGCCGCAGCACTCGTCGTGTGGTTCATCGCCGGATACATCGTTCCGGCAATTGCACCACAAGAGCCATTGTTGGCGTCCGTGCCATCGCGTGATCTGGGTGGCTTTATGCTGAACTTGATGCTGGGCCTGACCTGCGTATCGCTGTCCTTGCCCATCGGCATTGCACTGGCGCTGGGGCGGCAGTCTTCCATGCCGCTGATCAAATGGATTTGTGTTATTTTCATCGAGTTCATTCGTGGCGTGCCGCTGATCACCCTGCTGTTTGTGGCAAGTGTTATGTTGGCGTATTTCTTCCCGCCTGAATCGACAGTCGATCTTTTCCTGCGCGTGGTGATCATGATCACCATGTTCTCTTCAGCCTATATCGCCGAAGTGGTGCGCGGCGGTTTGGCCGCTTTGCCCAAGGGGCAATATGAAGCGGCGGACAGTCTGGGGCTCGATTATGCGCAGGCGATGCGCCTGATCATTCTCCCGCAGGCGCTGAAGATTTCGATCCCCGGTATCGTGAACATCGCGGTAGGTCTGTTCAAGGACACCACGCTGGTCTCGGTTATCTCCATGTTTGACCTTGTCGGCATGATCCGCGGACCGATCCTCGCCTCAACTGAATGGAACGGCGTCTATTGGGAACTGCTCGGCTTTGCCGCCGCACTGTTCTTTGTCGTCTGCTATGGCATCTCACAATACTCGCAGTGGCTCGAACGCCGTCTCGCGACAGATCATCGTTAA
- a CDS encoding amino acid ABC transporter permease: MSTTTDPQGGSFRLSMLLNDTRYRSMTLQVIAAIILALSLAYLYSNLAANLRAAGLNISFAFLGTPAGYDINQTLIEYDSQSSNLRAAMVGILNTLLVAVLACITATVFGVVAGVLRLSNNWLVRKLMAFYVEIFRNIPVLIWIVIIFTIMIAVMPGPRAFRGDNATSSMLFDLFAFTNRGVYAPGPYFTRGIGGADGSIINWLLVIATLVGSFFVTRKVTERANHVQAETGVRPNTLWTNLAIWFVPIIILMLILGLAWEIPELKGFNFAGGLKIGGPLIALWFALSIYTGAFIAENVRAGIQAVSKGQTEAASALGLRPNRTMSLVVLPQALRVIIPPLISQYLNITKNSSLAIAVGYADITATLGGITLNQTGRAIECVLLLMLFYLVISLIISSVMNVYNNAMKLKER; this comes from the coding sequence ATGTCGACCACCACCGACCCTCAAGGGGGCTCGTTCCGGCTATCCATGCTGTTGAACGACACGCGCTACCGCTCCATGACATTGCAGGTCATCGCTGCCATCATATTGGCGCTTTCGCTTGCCTACCTTTATTCCAACCTTGCTGCGAACTTGCGCGCTGCCGGTTTGAACATTTCATTCGCGTTTCTGGGTACCCCAGCGGGCTATGACATTAACCAGACACTGATTGAATACGATAGCCAGTCCAGCAACTTACGTGCTGCCATGGTGGGAATTCTTAATACGCTGCTTGTCGCGGTGCTGGCTTGTATCACCGCGACCGTCTTTGGTGTGGTTGCCGGTGTTTTGCGCCTGTCGAACAACTGGCTGGTGCGCAAACTCATGGCCTTCTACGTCGAGATTTTCCGCAATATCCCTGTTTTGATCTGGATCGTGATCATCTTTACCATCATGATCGCAGTCATGCCGGGACCAAGGGCGTTCCGCGGCGATAATGCGACATCAAGTATGTTGTTCGATCTGTTCGCCTTCACCAACCGTGGTGTTTATGCGCCCGGTCCTTATTTCACACGCGGTATTGGCGGCGCGGATGGCAGCATCATTAACTGGCTGTTGGTGATTGCGACGCTGGTCGGCTCCTTTTTCGTAACGAGAAAAGTCACGGAGCGCGCGAACCATGTTCAGGCAGAGACGGGCGTGCGCCCGAATACGCTCTGGACCAACCTCGCGATCTGGTTTGTGCCGATCATTATACTGATGCTGATCCTCGGGCTGGCTTGGGAAATTCCCGAGCTGAAAGGCTTCAACTTCGCCGGCGGTTTGAAAATCGGTGGTCCATTGATCGCCCTATGGTTCGCTCTGTCGATCTACACCGGTGCTTTCATCGCCGAAAACGTGCGCGCCGGTATTCAAGCGGTTTCCAAAGGCCAGACCGAGGCCGCATCGGCTTTGGGCCTGCGCCCGAACCGCACCATGAGCCTTGTTGTCTTGCCGCAGGCGTTGCGGGTGATCATACCGCCGCTGATTTCGCAATACCTCAACATCACCAAGAACTCCTCGCTCGCTATTGCGGTTGGCTATGCCGACATCACCGCGACGCTCGGGGGCATCACGCTGAACCAGACGGGCCGTGCGATTGAGTGCGTTCTGCTGTTGATGCTCTTCTATCTTGTGATTTCGCTGATCATCTCCTCGGTGATGAACGTCTATAACAACGCAATGAAGCTGAAGGAGCGCTAA
- a CDS encoding amino acid ABC transporter substrate-binding protein, translating to MNKSVLFGALTIAGLAAGAAAAGTLDDVKARGKLNCGVTTGLVGFAAPDANGEWKGFDVAVCRAVAAAVIGDATAVEFVPTTGKTRFTALASGEIDMLARNTTWTFSRDVDLKFDFVGVNYYDGQGFMVPKELGVSSAKDLDGATVCIQTGTTTELNLADFFRSNNINYEPVPIETNAEAQQQYLAGACDVYTTDASGLAATRATFENPGDHTLLPEIVSKEPLGPLVRHGDSEWGDVVRWTLNALITAEELGVSSANVGEMASGTNNPEVARLLGTEGTLGEMLGLDADWAKRAIETQGNYGEIFAKNIGEETPIGLARGLNAQWTDGGLLYSPPFR from the coding sequence ATGAACAAATCAGTACTTTTCGGCGCTCTGACGATTGCCGGTCTGGCAGCGGGCGCAGCAGCGGCCGGTACGCTGGACGACGTAAAAGCACGCGGTAAGCTGAACTGTGGTGTAACAACCGGTCTGGTCGGCTTCGCGGCTCCAGATGCAAACGGCGAATGGAAAGGCTTTGACGTTGCGGTATGCCGCGCGGTTGCAGCAGCCGTCATCGGCGACGCAACAGCCGTCGAATTCGTCCCGACAACAGGTAAGACACGTTTTACCGCGTTGGCATCCGGCGAAATCGACATGCTGGCCCGTAACACAACATGGACATTCTCACGCGACGTCGACCTGAAGTTCGATTTCGTTGGTGTGAACTACTATGACGGCCAAGGCTTTATGGTTCCTAAAGAGCTGGGTGTTTCCTCAGCCAAGGATCTGGACGGCGCGACAGTCTGCATTCAGACCGGTACAACAACCGAGCTGAACCTTGCGGATTTCTTCCGTTCCAACAACATCAACTATGAGCCCGTGCCGATTGAAACAAACGCAGAAGCACAGCAGCAGTACCTTGCTGGCGCATGCGATGTTTACACAACGGACGCTTCCGGCTTGGCGGCGACACGTGCAACATTTGAAAACCCCGGCGACCACACGCTGCTGCCAGAAATCGTATCCAAAGAGCCACTTGGCCCGCTGGTTCGTCACGGCGACAGCGAATGGGGCGATGTTGTCCGTTGGACTTTGAACGCGCTGATCACAGCTGAAGAGCTGGGTGTGTCCTCTGCCAATGTTGGCGAAATGGCTTCCGGCACAAACAACCCCGAAGTTGCGCGTCTGCTGGGTACCGAAGGTACACTGGGCGAGATGCTGGGTCTGGACGCAGATTGGGCCAAGCGCGCAATCGAAACACAGGGCAACTATGGTGAAATCTTTGCGAAAAACATCGGCGAAGAAACACCAATCGGTCTGGCCCGTGGTCTGAACGCACAGTGGACAGATGGCGGCCTGCTTTACAGCCCTCCATTCCGCTAA
- a CDS encoding ATP12 family chaperone protein has protein sequence MSGAWKAKRFWKEASVVPEAEGFGVRLDGREVKTPAKRALIMPTEAMAQVVAEEWDAQEEEIKPHLMPATKTANAAIDKVAIQHGEVADMLADYGDSDLLCYRAPQPDALIARQATLWDPMLDWAAEALEARLIPRVGVMHAPQDPTALEALRRRTHALSPFELAAFHDLVSLSGSLILGFATALNRASADEIWTLSRLDEIWQAEQWGADDQAEELAALKKESFLHASRMFTLCRAVDPLD, from the coding sequence ATGAGCGGTGCGTGGAAAGCCAAACGGTTTTGGAAAGAGGCCTCAGTTGTTCCAGAGGCCGAGGGTTTCGGCGTGCGACTGGATGGACGCGAAGTTAAAACACCAGCCAAACGCGCCCTGATTATGCCGACGGAGGCGATGGCACAGGTCGTCGCTGAAGAATGGGATGCACAGGAAGAAGAGATCAAACCTCACCTGATGCCAGCGACCAAAACGGCGAATGCTGCAATCGACAAAGTCGCCATTCAGCACGGTGAGGTTGCGGATATGCTTGCGGATTACGGCGATAGCGACCTGCTGTGTTATCGCGCACCGCAGCCTGACGCATTGATTGCGCGTCAGGCAACGCTTTGGGACCCGATGCTGGATTGGGCTGCAGAAGCGCTCGAAGCACGGCTGATACCGCGAGTTGGAGTGATGCACGCGCCTCAGGACCCAACCGCGCTAGAGGCTTTGCGGCGGCGTACCCATGCCCTGAGCCCCTTTGAACTCGCAGCGTTCCACGACCTTGTGAGCCTGTCGGGGTCACTGATTCTCGGATTTGCCACAGCGTTGAACCGGGCTTCAGCCGATGAAATCTGGACCCTGTCGCGGCTGGACGAGATCTGGCAGGCGGAGCAGTGGGGCGCGGACGATCAGGCAGAAGAGTTGGCCGCGTTGAAGAAAGAAAGTTTCCTCCACGCCAGTCGCATGTTCACGCTTTGTCGCGCCGTTGATCCGCTGGACTGA
- a CDS encoding HAD-IA family hydrolase — MSDRLRLVIFDVDGTLVDSQATIVSSMAAAFAAVDHPLPDRQTLLSVVGLSLDQIYPILAPELSTTAHRQMVEAYKNTYMTERAEAGTAQTAPFYAGAKETLERLQAVDNILLGVATGKSKRGLDKLIEGHGLEGLFVTQQVADFHPSKPHPSMIRQAIQDAGVSTGDTVMVGDTSFDMEMAAAAGVPGIGVSWGYHGRDRLGAAAHMIDDFAGLPTVLQEVWGLQI; from the coding sequence ATGAGCGACCGCCTGCGTTTGGTCATTTTTGATGTCGACGGTACGCTGGTCGACAGTCAGGCCACGATTGTATCGTCAATGGCTGCTGCGTTTGCCGCCGTCGATCATCCGCTTCCCGACCGTCAGACGCTGTTGAGTGTTGTGGGCCTGTCATTGGACCAAATCTACCCGATCCTGGCACCCGAGCTGTCGACCACCGCGCATCGGCAGATGGTCGAAGCATACAAGAACACCTATATGACCGAGCGTGCCGAAGCAGGCACAGCCCAGACTGCGCCTTTCTACGCAGGTGCCAAAGAGACGCTGGAACGCTTGCAGGCGGTCGACAATATCCTGCTTGGGGTGGCGACTGGAAAATCTAAACGCGGTCTTGATAAACTGATAGAGGGCCATGGATTGGAAGGTCTTTTCGTGACCCAGCAGGTCGCGGACTTTCATCCGTCCAAACCGCATCCGTCGATGATCCGGCAGGCAATCCAAGATGCGGGCGTCAGCACCGGCGATACGGTGATGGTGGGCGATACCAGTTTCGATATGGAAATGGCCGCAGCTGCAGGCGTCCCGGGGATCGGGGTAAGCTGGGGCTATCATGGACGCGACAGGTTGGGTGCTGCGGCGCATATGATTGATGATTTCGCGGGCTTGCCGACTGTATTGCAAGAGGTGTGGGGGCTGCAGATATGA
- a CDS encoding RluA family pseudouridine synthase, with protein MSRVQTLTVQEGDGDQRLDRWFKRMFPLISQGKIEKMCRKGEIRVNGGRVKGSTRVEVGQEIRIPPLPDQEAPPPPKRTRVTDADAKFIRQCVIYRDDHVIALNKPPGLPVQGGSGQGDRHVDGLGEALMFDADEKPRLVHRLDKDTSGVLLLARTREAAKSLTAAMRHRETRKIYWAIVAGVPTPYLGQISYGLVKAGGHGKSGEGEKMIAVHPRDMNDTPGAKRAQTHYATLYRVGSRASWVALEPVTGRTHQLRAHMAEIGHPIVGDGKYGGSGQENMGDGWGAQLGGMISKKLHLHARLMRFEHPSTRKLMTVTAELPEHMAHSWETFGWTEDLAADDPFESLQ; from the coding sequence ATGAGCCGGGTACAGACCCTGACGGTGCAGGAAGGTGATGGAGATCAGCGGTTGGACCGCTGGTTCAAACGCATGTTCCCGCTGATTTCCCAAGGCAAAATCGAAAAGATGTGCCGCAAGGGAGAGATTCGTGTGAACGGGGGGCGTGTCAAAGGGTCGACCCGTGTAGAAGTGGGGCAGGAAATTCGTATTCCGCCGTTGCCGGATCAGGAAGCGCCGCCGCCACCCAAGCGGACGCGGGTCACGGATGCGGATGCCAAGTTTATTCGTCAGTGCGTAATCTACCGCGACGACCATGTGATTGCGCTTAACAAACCGCCAGGTTTGCCCGTCCAAGGTGGATCAGGGCAGGGCGACCGGCATGTTGATGGCCTTGGTGAGGCATTGATGTTCGACGCAGACGAAAAGCCGCGTCTTGTGCACCGCTTGGACAAGGACACATCAGGAGTTTTGTTGTTGGCGCGAACGCGTGAAGCAGCGAAATCCCTGACCGCAGCGATGCGCCACCGTGAGACCCGCAAGATTTACTGGGCTATCGTCGCCGGTGTGCCGACCCCCTATCTGGGTCAGATCAGTTACGGGCTGGTCAAAGCGGGTGGTCACGGCAAGAGCGGTGAAGGCGAAAAGATGATCGCCGTACACCCGCGCGATATGAACGACACACCGGGTGCCAAACGTGCACAGACACATTATGCAACGCTCTACCGCGTGGGTTCGCGGGCGTCATGGGTTGCGTTGGAGCCTGTGACGGGCCGAACACACCAGCTGCGTGCGCATATGGCCGAGATCGGACATCCGATTGTCGGCGATGGTAAATATGGCGGATCTGGTCAGGAAAACATGGGCGACGGCTGGGGTGCGCAACTGGGCGGTATGATCAGTAAAAAGCTGCATCTGCATGCCCGTCTGATGCGGTTTGAACATCCCTCGACCCGCAAGCTGATGACAGTGACTGCGGAATTGCCCGAGCATATGGCCCATTCGTGGGAGACATTTGGCTGGACCGAAGATCTTGCCGCTGATGATCCGTTCGAGAGCCTGCAATGA
- the crcB gene encoding fluoride efflux transporter CrcB codes for MISTMFLVAFGGAIGAALRFAAGMGVLRLTGVSDFPLAIIAVNILGSFLMGVFVVAAAHRGLTHLSPFVMTGILGGFTTFSAFSLETVTLMERGNYGAAGLYVALSVVLSIAALMLGLWLARGVFL; via the coding sequence ATGATTTCTACCATGTTTCTTGTTGCTTTTGGAGGTGCCATCGGTGCCGCTTTGCGCTTTGCGGCAGGCATGGGTGTGTTGCGGCTAACCGGTGTTTCCGACTTCCCGCTGGCAATTATCGCGGTGAATATCCTTGGCTCGTTTTTGATGGGCGTGTTTGTCGTTGCTGCGGCCCATCGTGGGCTCACACACCTCAGCCCGTTCGTGATGACCGGTATTCTTGGCGGCTTCACAACCTTTTCAGCCTTCTCGCTTGAAACGGTGACGTTGATGGAACGGGGAAACTATGGTGCGGCAGGGCTTTACGTGGCCTTGTCGGTGGTGCTGTCGATCGCAGCTTTGATGTTGGGCCTATGGCTGGCCCGTGGAGTGTTTTTATGA
- a CDS encoding replication-associated recombination protein A — protein MADLFDSGAEVPDTAPRPLADRLRPKSIAEVIGQQKVLGPDAPLTVMLSSGSLTSLIFWGPPGVGKTTIARLLADETDLHFVQISAIFSGVPELRRVFEAAKIRRQNGQGTLLFVDEIHRFNKAQQDGFLPHMEDGTILLVGATTENPSFELNAAVMSRAQVLVLERLSLAELELLAQRAEQELDRTLPLDGPAREALLEMADGDGRALLNLIEQVAAWKPDQKLDKAALGQRLMRRAAQYDKGGDAHYNLISALHKSVRGSDPDAALYWFARMLEGGEDPRYLARRITRMAVEDIGLADPQAQAVCLQSWETFERLGSPEGELALAQAVAYLALAPKSNAGYVAYKGARKAAKETGSEPPPKHILNAATGMMKDMGYGAGYAYDHDAEDGFSGQNYFPETMQRPVLYAPVERGFERELKKRLDYFTKLRSKRDG, from the coding sequence ATGGCGGATTTATTTGATAGTGGCGCAGAGGTGCCGGATACGGCACCCCGACCTTTGGCGGACCGGCTGCGTCCCAAATCCATTGCAGAGGTGATCGGTCAGCAGAAGGTTCTGGGGCCTGACGCGCCACTGACAGTGATGCTGTCATCCGGAAGTCTGACTTCATTGATCTTTTGGGGACCGCCAGGCGTGGGCAAGACCACGATCGCGCGTTTATTGGCGGACGAGACCGATCTCCATTTCGTCCAGATCAGTGCTATTTTTTCAGGTGTCCCCGAGTTGCGGCGCGTGTTTGAGGCTGCCAAAATTCGACGGCAGAACGGGCAAGGCACGCTGTTGTTCGTCGATGAGATTCATCGTTTCAACAAAGCGCAGCAGGATGGATTCCTGCCGCACATGGAAGACGGGACCATTTTGCTGGTTGGTGCCACCACCGAGAATCCCAGTTTCGAATTGAACGCTGCTGTGATGAGCCGCGCACAGGTGTTGGTATTGGAGCGGTTGTCGCTGGCGGAGTTGGAACTGCTTGCACAGCGTGCCGAACAGGAGCTGGACCGTACGCTCCCCCTTGATGGTCCCGCGCGGGAAGCTTTGCTTGAGATGGCTGATGGCGACGGGCGGGCTTTGCTCAACCTGATCGAGCAAGTGGCCGCATGGAAACCGGATCAGAAGCTGGACAAGGCAGCGCTTGGTCAGCGTCTCATGCGCAGGGCGGCGCAGTATGACAAAGGCGGGGACGCGCATTACAATTTGATTTCTGCGCTGCACAAGTCCGTGCGTGGTTCCGACCCGGACGCGGCCCTTTATTGGTTCGCGCGGATGCTGGAGGGCGGCGAAGATCCCAGATATCTGGCGCGGCGGATTACGCGGATGGCGGTGGAAGACATCGGGCTTGCAGACCCGCAAGCGCAGGCGGTCTGTCTTCAATCGTGGGAGACATTCGAGCGGTTAGGCTCGCCCGAAGGCGAGCTGGCGCTGGCGCAGGCGGTTGCCTATCTGGCATTGGCGCCCAAATCGAACGCGGGATATGTGGCTTATAAGGGTGCACGCAAGGCGGCAAAAGAAACCGGATCAGAGCCGCCGCCCAAGCATATTTTGAACGCAGCCACGGGCATGATGAAGGATATGGGTTATGGCGCGGGCTATGCTTATGACCACGATGCCGAAGACGGGTTTTCCGGGCAAAACTACTTTCCTGAAACCATGCAGCGCCCCGTGCTTTACGCACCGGTCGAGCGCGGTTTCGAACGTGAACTGAAAAAGCGGTTGGATTATTTCACCAAGCTGCGCAGCAAACGCGACGGCTAG
- the rplQ gene encoding 50S ribosomal protein L17 gives MRHARGYRRLNRTHEHRKALWSNMAGSLIEHEQIKTTLPKAKELRPVIEKMITLAKRGDLHARRQAASKLKQDKYVAKLFDILGPRYKDRQGGYVRVLKAGFRYGDMAPMAIIEFVDRDRDAKGAGDKARVAAEEAAE, from the coding sequence ATGCGTCACGCACGTGGATACCGCCGCCTGAACCGTACACATGAGCACCGCAAGGCGCTCTGGTCAAACATGGCAGGCTCGCTCATCGAACATGAGCAAATCAAGACAACATTGCCAAAAGCAAAAGAACTGCGCCCGGTGATTGAAAAGATGATCACACTGGCAAAGCGTGGCGATCTTCACGCACGCCGCCAGGCTGCAAGCAAGCTCAAGCAAGACAAGTATGTCGCCAAGCTTTTTGACATTCTGGGGCCACGCTACAAGGATCGTCAGGGCGGATACGTTCGCGTTCTGAAAGCGGGTTTCCGTTATGGTGATATGGCTCCGATGGCGATCATCGAGTTCGTGGACCGCGACCGCGATGCCAAAGGCGCCGGCGACAAAGCCCGCGTTGCAGCTGAAGAAGCCGCAGAATAA